From the Brachyhypopomus gauderio isolate BG-103 chromosome 5, BGAUD_0.2, whole genome shotgun sequence genome, one window contains:
- the cpeb4a gene encoding cytoplasmic polyadenylation element-binding protein 4 isoform X4: MSLCHYTLERLQEGKNTRDFSKERSRSFDGFSMHSLENSLIDIMRAEQDSLKGRFGFSHPGGDGSLSGNTRNYGRRRGHSSLFPMEDERGFGEDERSEGLGGLGSPHCFPHQNGERIERYSRKVFVGGLPPDIDEDEITGSFRRFGHLFVDWPHKAESKSYFPPKGYAFLLFQEESSVQALIDACMEEEGKLYLCVSSPTIKDKPVQIRPWNLNDSDFVMDGSQPLDPRKTIFVGGVPRPLRAVELAMIMDRLYGGVCYAGIDTDPELKYPKGAGRVAFSNQQSYIAAISARFVQLQHGEIDKRVEVKPYVLDDQLCDECQGTRCGGKFAPFFCANVTCLQYYCEYCWAAIHSRAGREFHKPLVKEGGDRPRHIAFRWN, translated from the exons ATGTCCCTCTGCCACTACACTTTGGAAAG ACTTCAGGAAGGGAAAAACACCAGGGACTTTTCTAAG GAGCGGAGTCGCTCCTTTGATGGCTTCAGCATGCATTCCCTGGAGAACTCCCTGATTGACATTATGAGAGCTGAACAGGATTCTTTGAAAG GTCGTTTCGGCTTTTCCCATCCAGGTGGAGATGGTTCACTGTCTGGAAACA CAAGGAACTATGGGAGACGTAGAG GTCACTCCTCTCTGTTCCCCATGGAGGACGAGCGTGGATTCGGTGAAGACGAAAGGTCTGAGGGGCTCGGCGGCCTGGGTTCCCCACACTGCTTCCCACACCAGAACGGAGAGCGCATTGAGCGCTACTCCCGCAAGGTCTTTGTCGGCGGACTACCTCCCGATATAGACGAAG ATGAGATCACCGGTAGTTTCCGTCGGTTTGGACATTTGTTTGTAGATTGGCCCCACAAAGCAGAAAGCAAGTCCTACTTCCCACCAAAAG GATATGCGTTCCTTCTGTTCCAAGAAGAGAGCTCGGTCCAGGCCCTGATCGATGCGtgcatggaggaggaggggaagctgtacttgtgtgtgtccAGCCCCACCATCAAAGACAAGCCC GTCCAAATCCGTCCATGGAATCTAAACGACAGTGATTTTGTAATGGATGGCTCACAGCCCCTTGACCCCAGGAAGACCATCTTTGTTGGGGGAGTTCCACGACCTCTTCGAGCTG TGGAGCTGGCAATGATCATGGACAGGCTGTATGGAGGAGTGTGCTATGCTGGCATTGATACTGACCCTGAGCTGAAGTATCCCAAGGGGGCTGGCCGTGTGGCCTTCTCCAACCAGCAGAGCTACATCGCAGCCATCAGCGCTCGCTTTGTGCAGCTGCAGCATGGCGAGATCGATAAACGG GTGGAAGTGAAGCCATACGTCCTGGACGACCAGCTGTGTGACGAATGTCAGGGCACGCGCTGCGGGGGGAAGTTTGCGCCCTTCTTCTGTGCCAACGTCACCTGTCTGCAGTACTACTGTGAATACTGCTGGGCAGCCATCCATTCGCGAGCTGGGCGGGAGTTCCACAAGCCCCTGGTGAAGGAGGGCGGAGACCGGCCACGCCACATCGCCTTCCGCTGGAACTGA
- the cpeb4a gene encoding cytoplasmic polyadenylation element-binding protein 4 isoform X1, translating into MGDYSFGVLVKNNATNKSVFPVRIHPHLQHPVHQQTAPPSPPAFINSNTPSSAGNAGSAWLFPTVTAHSNMQDEILEPEKAKAQLQQQDDHEGQDKQPLSPQGHQESAGILSDLENPVPEDIQLEKGTVENGGGKEGLRLESPVLTGFDYQETAAIGPLVQSSNNSSSSLPGFSSWSSALPSNPSSVMEEVGFFSQAAAAAATTNTPPPLLFQNFSHHTSPAFGGGFSHQIGPLSQHAPPAPAPPPHPHFQHPHNQHQQHRRSTASPNPPPFSHRSSAFNQLPHLGNNLNKPASPWGNYQSPGSTPSSSSWSPGGGYGGWGCSQGRGEYRRGLNGGVTPLNSISPLKKSFPNNQTPSQKYSRNNSSFNPKPWIEDNLNRNESIFPFQERSRSFDGFSMHSLENSLIDIMRAEQDSLKGRFGFSHPGGDGSLSGNTRNYGRRRGHSSLFPMEDERGFGEDERSEGLGGLGSPHCFPHQNGERIERYSRKVFVGGLPPDIDEDEITGSFRRFGHLFVDWPHKAESKSYFPPKGYAFLLFQEESSVQALIDACMEEEGKLYLCVSSPTIKDKPVQIRPWNLNDSDFVMDGSQPLDPRKTIFVGGVPRPLRAVELAMIMDRLYGGVCYAGIDTDPELKYPKGAGRVAFSNQQSYIAAISARFVQLQHGEIDKRVEVKPYVLDDQLCDECQGTRCGGKFAPFFCANVTCLQYYCEYCWAAIHSRAGREFHKPLVKEGGDRPRHIAFRWN; encoded by the exons ATGGGGGATTACAGCTTTGGAGTCCTTGTTAAAAACAACGCCACTAACAAATCCGTTTTCCCCGTAAGAATTCACCCACACCTTCAGCATCCGGTGCATCAGCAGACGGCTCCTCCAAGTCCCCCTGctttcattaacagcaacactcCAAGCAGTGCTGGAAATGCTGGGTCTGCTTGGCTTTTCCCCACTGTGACGGCCCATTCTAACATGCAAGATGAGATCCTTGAGCCCGAGAAAGCCAAGGCCCAGCTACAGCAACAGGACGACCACGAAGGCCAGGACAAGCAACCCCTCTCCCCACAAGGCCACCAAGAATCGGCAGGCATTCTGTCTGATCTGGAGAACCCCGTGCCAGAAGATATCCAGCTGGAGAAGGGTACCGTGGAGAACGGCGGCGGAAAGGAAGGCCTGCGTCTCGAATCCCCTGTGCTGACTGGGTTCGACTATCAGGAGACTGCAGCCATCGGGCCTCTGGTGCAGTCCAGCAacaactcctcctcctctctgcctgGCTTCAGCAGCTGGTCCTCTGCTCTCCCCTCCAACCCCTCCagtgtgatggaggaggtggggttctTCAGCCAGGCTGCTGCTGCGGCGGCTACCACCAATACTCCACCACCCCTGCTGTTCCAGAACTTCTCCCACCACACCAGCCCGGCGTTCGGAGGTGGCTTTTCCCACCAGATTGGACCACTGTCCCAGCACGCCCCCCCTGCCCCCgcacctccccctcacccccacttTCAGCATCCCCACAACCAGCACCAACAGCACCGCAGGTCCACCGCCAGCCCAAATCCTCCGCCCTTCAGCCACCGCAGCTCTGCTTTTAACCAGCTCCCTCATTTAGGGAATAATCTCAATAAGCCAGCTTCCCCTTGGGGCAACTACCAGAGCCCAGGCTCCACCCCTTCCTCCAGCTCTTGGAGCCCAGGTGGAGGTTATGGTGGCTGGGGTTGCTCTCAAGGCCGGGGGGAGTACAGACGGGGCCTAAATGGGGGCGTAACTCCGCTCAACTCCATTTCGCCATTGAAGAAATCCTTCCCAAACAACCAGACTCCATCACAGAAGTATTCCCGCAACAACTCCAGCTTCAACCCTAAACCTTGGATAGAGGATAACCTCAACCGCAATGAGAGCATCTTCCCTTTTCAG GAGCGGAGTCGCTCCTTTGATGGCTTCAGCATGCATTCCCTGGAGAACTCCCTGATTGACATTATGAGAGCTGAACAGGATTCTTTGAAAG GTCGTTTCGGCTTTTCCCATCCAGGTGGAGATGGTTCACTGTCTGGAAACA CAAGGAACTATGGGAGACGTAGAG GTCACTCCTCTCTGTTCCCCATGGAGGACGAGCGTGGATTCGGTGAAGACGAAAGGTCTGAGGGGCTCGGCGGCCTGGGTTCCCCACACTGCTTCCCACACCAGAACGGAGAGCGCATTGAGCGCTACTCCCGCAAGGTCTTTGTCGGCGGACTACCTCCCGATATAGACGAAG ATGAGATCACCGGTAGTTTCCGTCGGTTTGGACATTTGTTTGTAGATTGGCCCCACAAAGCAGAAAGCAAGTCCTACTTCCCACCAAAAG GATATGCGTTCCTTCTGTTCCAAGAAGAGAGCTCGGTCCAGGCCCTGATCGATGCGtgcatggaggaggaggggaagctgtacttgtgtgtgtccAGCCCCACCATCAAAGACAAGCCC GTCCAAATCCGTCCATGGAATCTAAACGACAGTGATTTTGTAATGGATGGCTCACAGCCCCTTGACCCCAGGAAGACCATCTTTGTTGGGGGAGTTCCACGACCTCTTCGAGCTG TGGAGCTGGCAATGATCATGGACAGGCTGTATGGAGGAGTGTGCTATGCTGGCATTGATACTGACCCTGAGCTGAAGTATCCCAAGGGGGCTGGCCGTGTGGCCTTCTCCAACCAGCAGAGCTACATCGCAGCCATCAGCGCTCGCTTTGTGCAGCTGCAGCATGGCGAGATCGATAAACGG GTGGAAGTGAAGCCATACGTCCTGGACGACCAGCTGTGTGACGAATGTCAGGGCACGCGCTGCGGGGGGAAGTTTGCGCCCTTCTTCTGTGCCAACGTCACCTGTCTGCAGTACTACTGTGAATACTGCTGGGCAGCCATCCATTCGCGAGCTGGGCGGGAGTTCCACAAGCCCCTGGTGAAGGAGGGCGGAGACCGGCCACGCCACATCGCCTTCCGCTGGAACTGA
- the cpeb4a gene encoding cytoplasmic polyadenylation element-binding protein 4 isoform X2 encodes MGDYSFGVLVKNNATNKSVFPVRIHPHLQHPVHQQTAPPSPPAFINSNTPSSAGNAGSAWLFPTVTAHSNMQDEILEPEKAKAQLQQQDDHEGQDKQPLSPQGHQESAGILSDLENPVPEDIQLEKGTVENGGGKEGLRLESPVLTGFDYQETAAIGPLVQSSNNSSSSLPGFSSWSSALPSNPSSVMEEVGFFSQAAAAAATTNTPPPLLFQNFSHHTSPAFGGGFSHQIGPLSQHAPPAPAPPPHPHFQHPHNQHQQHRRSTASPNPPPFSHRSSAFNQLPHLGNNLNKPASPWGNYQSPGSTPSSSSWSPGGGYGGWGCSQGRGEYRRGLNGGVTPLNSISPLKKSFPNNQTPSQKYSRNNSSFNPKPWIEDNLNRNESIFPFQVVSAFPIQVEMVHCLETVRVLFCLGSLLPSRNYGRRRGHSSLFPMEDERGFGEDERSEGLGGLGSPHCFPHQNGERIERYSRKVFVGGLPPDIDEDEITGSFRRFGHLFVDWPHKAESKSYFPPKGYAFLLFQEESSVQALIDACMEEEGKLYLCVSSPTIKDKPVQIRPWNLNDSDFVMDGSQPLDPRKTIFVGGVPRPLRAVELAMIMDRLYGGVCYAGIDTDPELKYPKGAGRVAFSNQQSYIAAISARFVQLQHGEIDKRVEVKPYVLDDQLCDECQGTRCGGKFAPFFCANVTCLQYYCEYCWAAIHSRAGREFHKPLVKEGGDRPRHIAFRWN; translated from the exons ATGGGGGATTACAGCTTTGGAGTCCTTGTTAAAAACAACGCCACTAACAAATCCGTTTTCCCCGTAAGAATTCACCCACACCTTCAGCATCCGGTGCATCAGCAGACGGCTCCTCCAAGTCCCCCTGctttcattaacagcaacactcCAAGCAGTGCTGGAAATGCTGGGTCTGCTTGGCTTTTCCCCACTGTGACGGCCCATTCTAACATGCAAGATGAGATCCTTGAGCCCGAGAAAGCCAAGGCCCAGCTACAGCAACAGGACGACCACGAAGGCCAGGACAAGCAACCCCTCTCCCCACAAGGCCACCAAGAATCGGCAGGCATTCTGTCTGATCTGGAGAACCCCGTGCCAGAAGATATCCAGCTGGAGAAGGGTACCGTGGAGAACGGCGGCGGAAAGGAAGGCCTGCGTCTCGAATCCCCTGTGCTGACTGGGTTCGACTATCAGGAGACTGCAGCCATCGGGCCTCTGGTGCAGTCCAGCAacaactcctcctcctctctgcctgGCTTCAGCAGCTGGTCCTCTGCTCTCCCCTCCAACCCCTCCagtgtgatggaggaggtggggttctTCAGCCAGGCTGCTGCTGCGGCGGCTACCACCAATACTCCACCACCCCTGCTGTTCCAGAACTTCTCCCACCACACCAGCCCGGCGTTCGGAGGTGGCTTTTCCCACCAGATTGGACCACTGTCCCAGCACGCCCCCCCTGCCCCCgcacctccccctcacccccacttTCAGCATCCCCACAACCAGCACCAACAGCACCGCAGGTCCACCGCCAGCCCAAATCCTCCGCCCTTCAGCCACCGCAGCTCTGCTTTTAACCAGCTCCCTCATTTAGGGAATAATCTCAATAAGCCAGCTTCCCCTTGGGGCAACTACCAGAGCCCAGGCTCCACCCCTTCCTCCAGCTCTTGGAGCCCAGGTGGAGGTTATGGTGGCTGGGGTTGCTCTCAAGGCCGGGGGGAGTACAGACGGGGCCTAAATGGGGGCGTAACTCCGCTCAACTCCATTTCGCCATTGAAGAAATCCTTCCCAAACAACCAGACTCCATCACAGAAGTATTCCCGCAACAACTCCAGCTTCAACCCTAAACCTTGGATAGAGGATAACCTCAACCGCAATGAGAGCATCTTCCCTTTTCAG GTCGTTTCGGCTTTTCCCATCCAGGTGGAGATGGTTCACTGTCTGGAAACAGTACGTGTTCTGTTTTGTCTGGGATCTCTTCTACCAT CAAGGAACTATGGGAGACGTAGAG GTCACTCCTCTCTGTTCCCCATGGAGGACGAGCGTGGATTCGGTGAAGACGAAAGGTCTGAGGGGCTCGGCGGCCTGGGTTCCCCACACTGCTTCCCACACCAGAACGGAGAGCGCATTGAGCGCTACTCCCGCAAGGTCTTTGTCGGCGGACTACCTCCCGATATAGACGAAG ATGAGATCACCGGTAGTTTCCGTCGGTTTGGACATTTGTTTGTAGATTGGCCCCACAAAGCAGAAAGCAAGTCCTACTTCCCACCAAAAG GATATGCGTTCCTTCTGTTCCAAGAAGAGAGCTCGGTCCAGGCCCTGATCGATGCGtgcatggaggaggaggggaagctgtacttgtgtgtgtccAGCCCCACCATCAAAGACAAGCCC GTCCAAATCCGTCCATGGAATCTAAACGACAGTGATTTTGTAATGGATGGCTCACAGCCCCTTGACCCCAGGAAGACCATCTTTGTTGGGGGAGTTCCACGACCTCTTCGAGCTG TGGAGCTGGCAATGATCATGGACAGGCTGTATGGAGGAGTGTGCTATGCTGGCATTGATACTGACCCTGAGCTGAAGTATCCCAAGGGGGCTGGCCGTGTGGCCTTCTCCAACCAGCAGAGCTACATCGCAGCCATCAGCGCTCGCTTTGTGCAGCTGCAGCATGGCGAGATCGATAAACGG GTGGAAGTGAAGCCATACGTCCTGGACGACCAGCTGTGTGACGAATGTCAGGGCACGCGCTGCGGGGGGAAGTTTGCGCCCTTCTTCTGTGCCAACGTCACCTGTCTGCAGTACTACTGTGAATACTGCTGGGCAGCCATCCATTCGCGAGCTGGGCGGGAGTTCCACAAGCCCCTGGTGAAGGAGGGCGGAGACCGGCCACGCCACATCGCCTTCCGCTGGAACTGA
- the cpeb4a gene encoding cytoplasmic polyadenylation element-binding protein 4 isoform X3, which produces MGMNKCLVPLMAQDSMIICNSRLQEGKNTRDFSKERSRSFDGFSMHSLENSLIDIMRAEQDSLKGRFGFSHPGGDGSLSGNTRNYGRRRGHSSLFPMEDERGFGEDERSEGLGGLGSPHCFPHQNGERIERYSRKVFVGGLPPDIDEDEITGSFRRFGHLFVDWPHKAESKSYFPPKGYAFLLFQEESSVQALIDACMEEEGKLYLCVSSPTIKDKPVQIRPWNLNDSDFVMDGSQPLDPRKTIFVGGVPRPLRAVELAMIMDRLYGGVCYAGIDTDPELKYPKGAGRVAFSNQQSYIAAISARFVQLQHGEIDKRVEVKPYVLDDQLCDECQGTRCGGKFAPFFCANVTCLQYYCEYCWAAIHSRAGREFHKPLVKEGGDRPRHIAFRWN; this is translated from the exons ATGGGAATGAACAAATGTCTGGTTCCATTAATGGCTCAGGATAGCATGATTATCTGTAATTCCAGACTTCAGGAAGGGAAAAACACCAGGGACTTTTCTAAG GAGCGGAGTCGCTCCTTTGATGGCTTCAGCATGCATTCCCTGGAGAACTCCCTGATTGACATTATGAGAGCTGAACAGGATTCTTTGAAAG GTCGTTTCGGCTTTTCCCATCCAGGTGGAGATGGTTCACTGTCTGGAAACA CAAGGAACTATGGGAGACGTAGAG GTCACTCCTCTCTGTTCCCCATGGAGGACGAGCGTGGATTCGGTGAAGACGAAAGGTCTGAGGGGCTCGGCGGCCTGGGTTCCCCACACTGCTTCCCACACCAGAACGGAGAGCGCATTGAGCGCTACTCCCGCAAGGTCTTTGTCGGCGGACTACCTCCCGATATAGACGAAG ATGAGATCACCGGTAGTTTCCGTCGGTTTGGACATTTGTTTGTAGATTGGCCCCACAAAGCAGAAAGCAAGTCCTACTTCCCACCAAAAG GATATGCGTTCCTTCTGTTCCAAGAAGAGAGCTCGGTCCAGGCCCTGATCGATGCGtgcatggaggaggaggggaagctgtacttgtgtgtgtccAGCCCCACCATCAAAGACAAGCCC GTCCAAATCCGTCCATGGAATCTAAACGACAGTGATTTTGTAATGGATGGCTCACAGCCCCTTGACCCCAGGAAGACCATCTTTGTTGGGGGAGTTCCACGACCTCTTCGAGCTG TGGAGCTGGCAATGATCATGGACAGGCTGTATGGAGGAGTGTGCTATGCTGGCATTGATACTGACCCTGAGCTGAAGTATCCCAAGGGGGCTGGCCGTGTGGCCTTCTCCAACCAGCAGAGCTACATCGCAGCCATCAGCGCTCGCTTTGTGCAGCTGCAGCATGGCGAGATCGATAAACGG GTGGAAGTGAAGCCATACGTCCTGGACGACCAGCTGTGTGACGAATGTCAGGGCACGCGCTGCGGGGGGAAGTTTGCGCCCTTCTTCTGTGCCAACGTCACCTGTCTGCAGTACTACTGTGAATACTGCTGGGCAGCCATCCATTCGCGAGCTGGGCGGGAGTTCCACAAGCCCCTGGTGAAGGAGGGCGGAGACCGGCCACGCCACATCGCCTTCCGCTGGAACTGA